One genomic segment of Carassius auratus strain Wakin chromosome 29, ASM336829v1, whole genome shotgun sequence includes these proteins:
- the LOC113048224 gene encoding E3 ubiquitin-protein ligase Mdm2-like isoform X3 gives MSKELYDKQQQHIVHCGEDALGAVLGVKSFSVKEPRALFALINRNLVTVKNTDIQSTFSEPRSQSEPDRGPGDTDSDSRSSTSQQQRRRRRSSDPESTPAEDDPGECRKRHKSDSFSLTFDDSLSWCVIGGLHRERGNSESSEAQSNSDVGISHSEGSEESEDSESESDNFSVEFEVESINSDAYSEHDEDSLPGENEVYEVTIFAEDEDSFDEDTEITEADYWKCAVCYELNPPLPRHCKSCWKVRPGWLPETHSNMENTSTNTQPSTEDPSITTTTSSASHAKLLPSKPSSPLQETDEGVDVPDGKCSQTPVASKDELLSSTVTGSLTDSQTSSSQPSTSFGGSSQEETPELERYNSLEACLPATCLEPCVICQSRPKNGCIVHGRTGHLMACYTCAKKLKNRNKLCPVCREPIQSVVLTYMS, from the exons agcACTCTTTGCACTGATCAACAGAAACCTTGTGACTGTGAAAAATACAG ATATTCAGTCTACCTTCTCTGAACCCAGGAGTCAAAGTGAACCAGACCGAGGGCCCGGG GATACGGATTCAGACTCTCGCTCATCTACCTCACAACAGCAGCGCAGGAGGAGGAGAAGCAGTGATCCTG AGAGTACTCCAGCCGAAGACGATCCCGGAGAATGCAGGAAGAGGCACAAGTCCGATAGCTTCTCTCTGACATTTGATGACAGCTTGTCTTGGTGTGTGATCGGTGGCCTGCACCGGGAGAGGGGGAATAGTGAGTCTTCGGAAGCACAAAGCAACTCT GATGTAGGTATCTCTCACAGCGAGGGCAGTGAAGAGAGCGAAGACTCTGAGTCTGAATCTGATAACTTTAGTGTGGAGTTTGAGGTGGAGTCCATAAACTCTGACGCCTACAGTGAGCATGATGAGGATTCATTGCCAGGAGAGAACGAG GTGTATGAAGTCACAATCTTTGCTGAGGATGAAGATTCGTTTGATGAGGATACTGAGATAACTGAGGCA GACTACTGGAAGTGTGCCGTATGTTACGAGCTCAACCCTCCTCTTCCTCGCCATTGCAAAAGCTGTTGGAAAGTCCGACCCGGTTGGCTTCCAGAAACCCACTCCAACATGGAAAACACCTCCACTAACACTCAACCCAGCACAGAAGACCCCAGCATCACCACAACTACCAGCTCAGCCTCACATGCCAAACTGCTTCCTTCCAAACCCTCAAGCCCTCTTCAAGAAACAGATGAAGGAGTGGACGTACCCGACGGCAAGTGCTCGCAAACTCCTGTCGCATCTAAAGACGAGCTTCTCTCCTCCACGGTCACCGGCTCGCTGACTGACTCTCAGACCTCATCATCGCAGCCCTCAACCTCCTTTGGTGGCAGCAGTCAGGAAGAGACCCCAGAGCTGGAGCGCTACAACAGCCTAGAGGCCTGCCTGCCTGCAACTTGCCTTGAGCCCTGCGTCATCTGTCAAAGTCGCCCCAAGAACGGCTGCATCGTCCACGGAAGAACTGGACACCTTATGGCTTGCTACACTTGCGCCAAGAAATTAAAGAACCGGAACAAGTTGTGTCCGGTGTGCCGAGAGCCCATTCAGTCAGTTGTGTTGACCTACATGAGCTGA